The following are encoded in a window of Bos indicus isolate NIAB-ARS_2022 breed Sahiwal x Tharparkar chromosome 7, NIAB-ARS_B.indTharparkar_mat_pri_1.0, whole genome shotgun sequence genomic DNA:
- the LOC109562128 gene encoding protocadherin beta-18-like, producing the protein MELGKGNPQQIRQVLLFFVFLGGSLVCSETWRYSVAEETEIGSFIGNVVKDIGLGVEDLAARGARVIFDDYKPHLRLDLQTGNLLLNEQPDREALCDLTEPCILHFQVLLENPLQFFRAELWVEDINDHTPTFTNKHILLKISESTAPGTSFQMDSAQDLDVGKNGVQNYTLNPNLHFHLKLQDSEDGRKYPELLLDQPLDREKEPELRLTLTALDGGSPARSGTALVRVLVLDINDNAPQFERSVYEVPIPENSPLDFLVVRVSATDLDAGINGELSYSFSHVSRDIQKTFEIHPIFGEVRLKAFLDFELLQSYTINIQAIDGGGLSGKSVILVSVVDVNDNPPEVVVTSLTSPIPENSSPEMVVAVFSLRDQDSGDNGRMVCSIQDNLPFLLKPNFKNFYTLETESPLDRESKAEYIITITVTDMGTPRLKTEHNITLLVSDVNDNAPTFTQTSYTLWVRENNSPALHIGSVSATDTDAGANAQVTYSLLPPPDPLVPLASLVSINPDNGHLFALTSLDYEALRAFEFRVGATDRGSPALSSQALVRVLVADANDNTPFVLYPLQNASAPCTELVPRAAEPGYLVTKVVAVDGDAGQNAWLSYQLLKATEPWLFGVWAHNGEVRTARLLSERDAPKQRLVVLVKDNGEPPLSASVTLHVLLVDGFSQPYLPAPEAEAAAAAPADPLTVYLVVALASVSSLFLFSVLVFVAVRLCRRAGATSAGRCPVLEGHFPGHLVDVSGTGTLSQSYQYEVCLTGGTGTREFKVLKSVASNHRGSMINVEENSDFLNGFGFN; encoded by the coding sequence ATGGAGCTAGGAAAAGGAAACCCTCAGCAGATAAGGCAAGtgctgcttttctttgttttcctgggAGGGTCTTTGGTGTGTTCAGAGACCTGGCGGTATTCTGTAGCAGAGGAAACGGAGATCGGCTCCTTTATAGGCAATGTGGTGAAAGACATAGGTTTGGGTGTGGAAGACCTGGCTGCACGAGGGGCCAGAGTCATCTTTGACGATTATAAACCACACTTGCGGTTGGATCTGCAGACTGGCAACTTGCTTTTAAATGAGCAACCGGACCGGGAGGCACTTTGCGATCTTACCGAGCCATGTATATTGCATTTCCAGGTATTACTTGAAAATCCTTTGCAATTTTTTCGGGCTGAGCTTTGGGTTGAAGACATAAATGATCACACTCCCACGTTCACAAACAAACATATACTTCTGAAAATCTCAGAAAGCACTGCTCCAGGAACCTCGTTCCAAATGGATAGCGCTCAGGACTTAGATGTAGGAAAGAATGGTGTCCAAAACTACACGTTAAATCCCAATCTTCATTTCCACCTTAAACTGCAAGACAGTGAGGACGGTAGAAAATACCCAGAGCTGTTACTGGACCAACCTCTGGATCGAGAAAAGGAGCCTGAGCTTAGATTAACGCTTACAGCCCTGGATGGAGGGTCTCCAGCGAGGTCTGGAACTGCACTGGTGCGTGTGTTGGTCTTAGATATCAATGACAATGCCCCACAGTTTGAGAGGTCCGTCTATGAGGTTCCGATACCAGAAAACAGCCCTCTGGACTTCTTGGTCGTCAGGGTGTCTGCTACAGATTTAGATGCAGGAATAAATGGAGAACTATCTTACTCATTTTCCCACGTTTCCAGAGACATACAGAAGACATTTGAAATCCATCCAATTTTTGGTGAAGTCCGTTTAAAAGCGTTTCTGGATTTCGAATTACTTCAGTCTtacacaataaatattcaggCCATTGACGGTGGGGGCCTTTCAGGAAAATCAGTAATTTTAGTTAGTGTTGTAGATGTAAATGACAACCCGCCAGAAGTAGTCGTAACATCTCTTACCAGCCCCATACCAGAAAATTCATCGCCGGAAATGGTGGTCGCGGTTTTTAGCCTCAGAGACCAAGACTCTGGAGACAACGGGAGGATGGTTTGCTCAATTCAGGACAACCTTCCATTTCTCTTGAAGCCTAATTTCAAGAATTTCTACACCTTGGAAACAGAGAGCCCACTGGACAGAGAGAGTAAAGCTGAGTACATCATAACCATCACGGTCACTGACATGGGAACCCCAAGACTGAAAACCGAGCACAACATAACCTTGCTGGTGTCCGACGTCAACGACAACGCCCCCACCTTCACCCAGACCTCCTACACCCTGTGGGTCCGCGAGAACAACAGCCCCGCCCTGCACATCGGCAGCGTCAGCGCCACAGACACAGACGCGGGCGCCAACGCCCAGGTCACCTACTCGCTGCTGCCGCCCCCCGACCCGCTCGTGCCCCTCGCCTCCCTCGTGTCCATCAACCCCGACAATGGCCACCTCTTCGCCCTCACGTCCCTGGACTACGAGGCCCTGCGAGCCTTCGAGTTCCGCGTGGGCGCCACCGACCGCGGCTCGCCTGCGCTCAGCAGCCAGGCGCTGGTGCGCGTGCTCGTGGCGGACGCCAACGACAACACGCCCTTCGTGCTCTACCCGCTGCAGAACGCCTCGGCGCCCTGCACCGAGCTGGTGCCCAGGGCGGCCGAGCCGGGCTACCTGGTGACCAAGGTGGTGGCGGTGGACGGCGACGCGGGCCAGAACGCCTGGCTGTCGTACCAGCTGCTCAAGGCCACGGAGCCCTGGCTGTTCGGCGTGTGGGCGCACAACGGCGAGGTGCGCACGGCGCGGCTGCTGAGCGAGCGCGACGCGCCCAAGCAGCGGCTGGTGGTGCTGGTCAAGGACAACGGCGAGCCGCCGCTGTCGGCCAGCGTCACGCTGCACGTGCTGCTGGTGGACGGCTTCTCGCAGCCCTACCTGCCGGCCCCGGAAGCGGAAGCGGCGGCCGCGGCGCCGGCCGACCCGCTCACCGTCTACCTGGTGGTGGCCTTGGCGTCGGTGTCGTCGCTCTTCCTCTTCTCGGTGCTGGTGTTCGTGGCGGTGCGGCTGTGCAGGAGGGCTGGGGCGACCTCGGCGGGTCGCTGCCCGGTGCTCGAGGGCCACTTCCCTGGCCATCTGGTGGACGTCAGCGGCACGGGGACCCTGTCCCAGAGCTACCAGTACGAAGTGTGTCTGACCGGAGGAACTGGGACCAGAGAGTTCAAGGTTCTAAAGTCTGTTGCCTCCAATCACCGGGGGTCCATGATTAATGTAGAAGAAAACTCAGACTTTCTGAATGGTTTTGGATTCAATTAG
- the LOC109562124 gene encoding protocadherin beta-12-like yields the protein MMFWTLLPSAKRALGRQKEQGFKWQTRSYSTRLKSLSLGRFGGHIRGTLPRSGKGEAILQEDFGKGAMEIGRAGVLQIRQVLLFFVLLGMSQAVSDSGRFSVAEEMQSGSIVGNLAKDLGLEVGELFFRGARVVSNDNKQRLQLDINTGDLLLSEALDREELCGFTEPCVLHFQILMKSPLQFLRIELQVKDINDNSPAFLEKEMLLEIPENSPVGAVFLLESAKDLDVGINALKNYTISPNSHFHIKMRVNPDNRKYPELVLDKALDYEEQSELSFILTALDGGSPPKSGSALVRVLVVDINDNSPEFEQPFYEVKISEDSTLGSPVVTVSAWDLDSGKNGEISYMFSHASEDIRKTFEINQKSGEVSLTSPLDFETTESYSIIIQATDGGGLFGKSTLRIQVMDVNDNAPEVTVSSITSPIPENSPETVVMVFSIRDRDSGENGRMICSVSENLPFVLKSSVENYYTLQTERMLDRESQAEYNITITVTDMGTPRLKTEHNITVLVSDVNDNAPAFTQTSYTLWVRENNSPALHIGSVSATDTDAGANAQVTYSLLLPPDPLVPLVSLVSINPDNGHLFALTSLDYEALRAFEFRVGATDRGSPALSSQALVRVLVADANDNAPFVLYPLQNASAPCTELVPRAAEPGYLVTKVVAVDGDAGQNAWLSYQLLKATEPGLFGVWAHNGEVRTARLLSERDAPKQRLVVLVKDNGEPPLSASVTLHVLLVDGFSQPYLPAPEAEAAAAAPADPLTVYLVVALASVSSLFLFSALVFVAVRLCRRGGAASAGRCPVAEGHFPGHLVDVSGTGTLSQSYQYEVCLMGGTGTNEFKFLKPILPNLPTQRTGKEIEENHTSYNSLGFNIQ from the coding sequence ATGATGTTCTGGACATTGTTACCCAGTGCAAAAAGAGCACTAGGAAGACAAAAAGAACAAGGCTTCAAGTGGCAAACTAGAAGTTATTCAACAAGGTTAAAATCCTTAAGCCTCGGAAGATTCGGTGGACATATCAGAGGCACCTTACCCAGAAGTGGGAAGGGTGAAGCAATTCTGCAGGAAGACTTTGGGAAAGGAGCTATGGAGATTGGACGGGCAGGCGTTCTGCAGATAAGGCAAGtcctgcttttctttgttttgctggGGATGTCTCAAGCGGTCTCTGACTCTGGGCGCTTCTCAGTGGCAGAGGAAATGCAGAGTGGGAGCATTGTAGGCAATCTGGCAAAAGACCTGGGGCTGGAAGTGGGTGAGCTATTCTTCAGAGGGGCTCGTGTGGTCTCTAATGATAACAAACAGCGATTGCAGCTGGACATAAATACAGGGGATTTGCTCTTAAGTGAAGCCCTAGACCGGGAGGAGCTCTGTGGCTTCACCGAGCCTTGTGTGCTGCATTTCCAGATATTAATGAAAAGCCCCTTGCAGTTTTTACGGATTGAGCTCCAGGTCAAGGATATAAATGATAACTCTCCTGCcttcttagaaaaagaaatgctcttAGAAATCCCAGAGAATAGTCCTGTCGGTGCTGTGTTCTTACTAGAAAGTGCAAAGGATTTGGATGTAGGAATCAACGCTCTAAAAAACTACACAATAAGCCCCAACTCGCATTTCCATATTAAAATGAGAGTCAATCCGGATAATAGGAAATACCCAGAGTTAGTTCTAGATAAGGCGCTGGATTATGAAGAGCAGTCTGAACTCAGTTTCATTCTCACCGCTCTGGATGGCGGGTCTCCGCCTAAGTCCGGGAGTGCCTTGGTCCGGGTGCTGGTCGTGGACATTAATGACAACTCCCCTGAGTTTGAGCAGCCATTTTATGAGGTGAAGATTTCAGAAGATAGCACACTAGGCTCACCAGTTGTCACCGTCTCAGCTTGGGATTTAGATTCAGGGAAAAACGGGGAAATATCATATATGTTTTCCCATGCCTCAGAAGATATTCGCAAGACATTTGAAATTAACCAAAAGTCTGGAGAAGTGAGTTTAACTTCACCCCTGGATTTTGAAACAACTGAATCATATTCCATAATCATTCAAGCCACAGATGGGGGAGGCCTTTTTGGGAAATCAACACTCAGAATTCAGGTGATGGATGTGAATGACAATGCTCCTGAAGTGACTGTGTCATCAATTACCAGCCCAATCCCAGAAAATTCTCCGGAGACTGTGGTTATGGTTTTTAGTATCCGAGATAGAGACTCTGGGGAGAATGGGAGGATGATTTGTTCTGTTTCAGAAAACCTCCCGTTCGTGCTAAAATCTTCAGTTGAGAATTACTACACGTTGCAAACGGAAAGAATGCTGGACAGAGAAAGCCAAGCTGAGTACAACATCACCATCACGGTCACTGACATGGGAACCCCAAGACTGAAAACCGAGCACAACATAACCGTGCTGGTGTCCGACGTCAACGACAACGCCCCCGCCTTCACCCAGACCTCCTACACCCTGTGGGTCCGCGAGAACAACAGCCCCGCCCTGCACATCGGCAGCGTCAGCGCCACAGACACAGACGCGGGCGCCAACGCCCAGGTCACCTACTCGCTGCTGCTGCCCCCCGACCCGCTCGTGCCCCTCGTCTCCCTCGTGTCCATCAACCCCGACAATGGCCACCTCTTCGCCCTCACGTCCCTGGACTACGAGGCCCTAAGAGCCTTCGAGTTCCGCGTGGGCGCCACCGACCGCGGCTCGCCCGCGCTCAGCAGCCAGGCGCTGGTGCGCGTGCTCGTGGCGGACGCCAACGACAACGCGCCCTTCGTGCTCTACCCGCTGCAGAACGCCTCGGCGCCCTGCACCGAGCTGGTGCCCAGGGCGGCCGAGCCGGGCTACCTGGTGACCAAGGTGGTGGCGGTGGACGGCGACGCGGGCCAGAACGCCTGGCTGTCGTACCAGCTGCTCAAGGCCACGGAGCCCGGGCTGTTCGGCGTGTGGGCGCACAACGGCGAGGTGCGCACGGCGCGGCTGCTGAGCGAGCGCGACGCGCCCAAGCAGCGGCTGGTGGTGCTGGTCAAGGACAACGGCGAGCCGCCGCTGTCGGCCAGCGTCACGCTGCACGTGCTGCTGGTGGACGGCTTCTCGCAGCCCTACCTGCCGGCCCCGGAAGCGGAAGCGGCGGCCGCGGCGCCGGCCGACCCGCTCACCGTCTACCTGGTGGTGGCCTTGGCGTCGGTGTCGTCGCTCTTCCTCTTCTCGGCGCTGGTGTTCGTGGCGGTGCGGCTGTGCAGGAGGGGCGGGGCGGCCTCGGCGGGTCGCTGCCCGGTGGCCGAGGGCCACTTCCCGGGCCACCTGGTGGACGTCAGCGGCACGGGGACCCTGTCCCAGAGCTACCAGTATGAGGTGTGTCTGATGGGAGGTACTGGGACGAATGAGTTCAAATTCTTGAAGCCGATTCTCCCCAATCTCCCGACCCAACGCACcgggaaagaaatagaggaaaatcatACTTCCTACAATAGCCTTGGGTTCAATATTCAGTGA
- the LOC109561085 gene encoding protocadherin beta-10-like, which produces MEARRFPCSRQRQVLFLFLFGGVSLAGSGFGRYSVTEETERGSFVVNIAKDLGLGDKELLARGARVVSDDNKQHLLLDSQTGDLLTNEKLDREKLCGSREPCVLYFQILMDNPFQIYRIELRVRDINDHSPVFRDKETVLKILENTAEGTSFQLERAQDSDGGLNGIQNYTINPNSFFHIKISGSDEGIIYPELVLDRTLDREKQQEFSLTLTALDGGLPPRSGATNIHIVILDVNDNAPQFSQAIYVTQTPENSPVGSFIAKVSAEDADSGIYADISYSFFDASEDILTTFHINPFSGEIILRLLLDYELVKSYKINIQAIDGGGLSSKCTVLVEVLDTNDNAPELIISSLSNHVVENSPETALAVFRIKDRDSGENGKTVCFIPDHLPFLLKPSVENFYILMTEGALDRESQAEYNITITVTDMGTPRLKTEHNITVLVSDVNDNAPAFTQTSYTLWVRENNSPALHIGSVSATDTDAGANAQVTYSLLPPPDPLVPLASLVSINPDNGHLFALTSLDYEALRAFEFRVGATDRGSPALSSQALVRVLVADANDNAPFVLYPLQNASAPCTELVPRAAEPGYLVTKVVAVDGDAGQNAWLSYQLLKATEPGLFGVWAHNGEVRTARLLSERDAPKQRLVVLVKDNGEPPLSASVTLHVLLVDGFSQPYLPAPEAEAAAAAPADPLTVYLVVALASVSSLFLFSVLVFVAVRLCRRAGATSAGRCPVAEGHFPGHLVDVSGTGTLSQSYQYEVCLTGGTGTNEFKFLKPILPTVQAQDPGRNSDENPTFRNSLGFNFQ; this is translated from the coding sequence ATGGAGGCTAGACGATTTCCCTGCTCAAGACAAAGGCAAgtcctgtttctttttctgtttggggGAGTATCCTTGGCAGGCTCTGGGTTTGGACGTTACTCGgtgacagaggaaacagagagaggATCCTTTGTAGTCAATATAGCTAAGGATCTGGGGCTGGGGGACAAGGAGTTGCTTGCAAGGGGAGCGCGGGTGGTCTCTGATGATAATAAACAACACTTGCTCCTGGACTCTCAAACTGGGGATTTGCTTACAAATGAAAAACTGGACCGGGAGAAGCTGTGTGGCTCCAGAGAACCCTGTGTgctgtattttcaaattttaatggaTAATCCCTTTCAGATTTACCGGATTGAGCTGAGGGTGAGGGACATAAATGATCATTCACCAGTTTTTCGAGACAAAGAGACAgtcttaaaaatattagaaaatacagCTGAAGGGACCTCATTTCAACTAGAAAGAGCACAAGATTCAGATGGAGGACTTAATGGTATCCAAAACTATACTATCAACCCCAACTCttttttccatattaaaattAGTGGCAGTGATGAAGGCATAATATATCCAGAGCTAGTACTGGACAGGACGCTGGATCGGGAGAAACAGCAAGAGTTCAGCTTAACACTCACAGCGCTGGATGGTGGGTTGCCACCCAGGTCTGGAGCCACTAATATACACATTGTGATCCTGGATGTCAATGACAATGCCCCTCAGTTTTCTCAGGCAATCTATGTGACCCAGACTCCGGAGAACAGCCCAGTAGGGTCCTTTATTGCTAAAGTCTCTGCAGAAGATGCAGACTCTGGAATCTATGCAGACATATCCTATTCATTTTTTGATGCTTCTGAAGATATTCTAACAACCTTTCATATCAATCCTTTTTCTGGAGAAATCATACTCAGACTGTTGCTTGATTATGAGCTAGTAAAgtcttacaaaataaatatacaggCAATCGATGGTGGGggcctttcttcaaaatgcacAGTTTTGGTCGAGGTATTAGACACCAACGACAATGCCCCTGAACTGATCATATCATCACTTTCCAACCATGTTGTGGAGAACTCTCCTGAGACAGCATTGGCTGTTTTTAGGATTAAAGACAGAGACtctggagaaaatggaaagacaGTGTGCTTCATCCCAGACCATCTGCCGTTTCTTCTGAAACCCTCTGTGGAGAATTTTTACATCCTAATGACAGAAGGGGCACTGGACAGAGAAAGCCAAGCGGAGTACAACATCACTATCACGGTCACTGACATGGGAACCCCAAGACTGAAAACCGAGCACAACATAACCGTGCTGGTGTCCGACGTCAACGACAACGCCCCCGCCTTCACCCAGACCTCCTACACCCTGTGGGTCCGCGAGAACAACAGCCCCGCCCTGCACATCGGCAGCGTCAGCGCCACAGACACAGACGCGGGCGCCAACGCCCAGGTCACCTACTCGCTGCTGCCGCCCCCCGACCCGCTCGTGCCCCTCGCCTCCCTCGTGTCCATCAACCCCGACAACGGCCACCTCTTCGCCCTCACGTCCCTGGACTACGAGGCCCTAAGAGCCTTCGAGTTCCGCGTGGGCGCCACCGACCGCGGCTCGCCCGCGCTCAGCAGCCAGGCGCTGGTGCGCGTGCTCGTGGCGGACGCCAACGACAACGCGCCCTTCGTGCTCTACCCGCTGCAGAACGCCTCGGCGCCCTGCACCGAGCTGGTGCCCAGGGCGGCCGAGCCGGGCTACCTGGTGACCAAGGTGGTGGCGGTGGACGGCGACGCGGGCCAGAACGCCTGGCTGTCGTACCAGCTGCTCAAGGCCACGGAGCCCGGGCTGTTCGGCGTGTGGGCGCACAACGGCGAGGTGCGCACGGCGCGGCTGCTGAGCGAGCGCGACGCGCCCAAGCAGCGGCTGGTGGTGCTGGTCAAGGACAACGGCGAGCCGCCGCTGTCGGCCAGCGTCACGCTGCACGTGCTGCTGGTGGACGGCTTCTCGCAGCCCTACCTGCCGGCCCCGGAAGCGGAAGCGGCGGCCGCGGCGCCGGCCGACCCGCTCACCGTCTACCTGGTGGTGGCCTTGGCGTCGGTGTCGTCGCTCTTCCTCTTCTCGGTGCTGGTGTTCGTGGCGGTGCGGCTGTGCAGGAGGGCTGGGGCGACCTCGGCGGGTCGCTGCCCGGTGGCCGAGGGCCACTTCCCGGGCCACCTGGTGGACGTCAGCGGCACGGGGACCCTGTCCCAAAGCTACCAGTATGAGGTGTGCCTGACGGGAGGTACCGGGACGAATGAGTTCAAATTCTTGAAGCCGATTCTCCCCACTGTTCAGGCACAAGATCCTGGGAGAAATAGTGACGAAAATCCCACATTTCGAAATAGCCTTGGATTTAATTTTCAGTAA
- the LOC109562127 gene encoding protocadherin beta-14: MEIRGALVLRKRQVLILFVLLGLSQARPESVPYSVAEETEIGSSVANLARDLGLGVEELSSREARVVCDDNEKHLHLDLLTGDLLINDKLDREEMCGSTEPCVMHFQMVLENPLQFFQAELHIKDINDHSPTFLDNEIVIKISESTTIGTTFLMESAQDLDVGSNSLQNYTVSPNSHFYIKIQDSDDGKIYPELVLHRALDHEEEPELRLTLVALDGGNPPRSGTTLVLIKVLDINDNAPEFPQRLYEVQVLENAPVGSWIITVSAKDLDAGNYGKILYTFFHASEDIRKTFEINPISGEVHLRSQLDFEVVQSYTINIQATDGGGLSEECTLLVKVIDTNDNPPEVIISSITKIIPENAAETLVALFSVRDQDSGENGRIICSIQDDLPFFLKPTFKNFFTLVSDKALDREERAEYNITITVTDMGTPRLKTEHNITVLVSDVNDNAPAFTQTSYTLWVRENNSPALHIGSVSATDTDAGANAQVTYSLLPPPDPLVPLASLVSINPDNGHLFALTSLDYEALRAFEFRVGATDRGSPALSSQALVRVLVADANDNAPFVLYPLQNASAPCTELVPRAAEPGYLVTKVVAVDGDAGQNAWLSYQLLKATEPGLFGVWAHNGEVRTARLLSERDAPKQRLVVLVKDNGEPPLSASVTLHVLLVDGFSQPYLPAPEAEAAAAAPADPLTVYLVVALASVSSLFLFSVLVFVAVRLCRRGGAASAGRCPVAEGHFPGHLVDVSGTGTLSQSYQYEVCLMGGPGTNEFKFLKPIIPNLPVQDTGRHIGENENFRNSFGLNLQ, encoded by the coding sequence ATGGAGATCAGAGGGGCACTCGTTCTGCGGAAAAGGCAAGTCCTGATTCTCTTTGTTTTACTGGGATTGTCTCAGGCGCGTCCCGAGTCTGTGCCCTATTCTgtggcagaggaaacagaaatcggTTCTTCGGTGGCTAATCTGGCAAGGGATCTGGGGCTTGGTGTGGAGGAGCTCTCTTCACGGGAGGCTCGGGTAGTATGTGATGATAATGAAAAGCATTTGCACCTCGATTTGCTGACTGGGGATTTGCTGATAAACGATAAACTGGACCGGGAAGAGATGTGTGGCTCCACGGAGCCCTGTGTGATGCATTTTCAGATGGTATTGGAAAACCCTTTACAGTTTTTTCAGGCTGAGCTGCACATCAAAGATATAAATGATCACTCCCCTACATTTCTTGACAATgaaatagttattaaaatatCAGAAAGTACCACTATTGGAACTACATTCCTAATGGAGAGTGCCCAAGATTTGGATGTAGGAAGCAACAGTCTTCAAAACTACACAGTTAGCCCCAATTCTCACTTCTACATTAAAATTCAAGACAGCGacgatggaaagatatacccagaaCTGGTCCTGCACAGAGCGTTAGATCATGAGGAGGAGCCTGAGCTCAGATTAACACTTGTAGCACTGGATGGTGGAAATCCCCCCAGGTCTGGGACAACTTTGGTCCTCATCAAGGTCTTAGACATCAACGACAATGCCCCGGAATTTCCTCAGAGGCTCTATGAGGTGCAGGTCCTGGAAAACGCACCGGTTGGCTCTTGGATTATCACCGTCTCTGCTAAGGATCTGGATGCAGGAAATTATGGGAAAATACTTTATACGTTTTTTCATGCATCGGAAGATATTCGTAAAACATTTGAAATCAATCCAATATCTGGGGAAGTTCATTTGAGATCACAACTGGATTTTGAAGTAGTACAATCCTACACTATAAATATTCAGGCAACAGACGGTGGGGGTCTTTCCGAAGAATGCACTCTTTTGGTGAAAGTAATAGATACAAATGACAATCCGCCAGAAGTGATCATCTCATCAATTACAAAGATAATTCCAGAGAACGCCGCAGAGACGCTTGTGGCTCTTTTTAGTGTCCGAGACCAAGACTCTGGAGAAAACGGAAGGATTATTTGCTCTATCCAAGATGACCTCCCATTTTTTCTGAAACCGACCTTCAAGAACTTTTTCACCCTAGTTTCAGATAAAGCACTGGACAGAGAGGAAAGAGCAGAGTACAATATCACCATCACGGTCACTGACATGGGAACCCCAAGACTGAAAACCGAGCACAACATAACCGTGCTGGTTTCCGACGTCAACGACAACGCCCCCGCCTTCACCCAGACCTCCTACACCCTGTGGGTCCGCGAGAACAACAGCCCCGCCCTGCACATCGGCAGCGTCAGCGCCACAGACACAGACGCGGGCGCCAACGCCCAGGTCACCTACTCGCTACTGCCGCCGCCCGACCCGCTCGTGCCCCTCGCCTCCCTCGTGTCCATCAACCCCGACAACGGCCACCTCTTCGCCCTCACGTCCCTGGACTACGAGGCCCTGCGAGCCTTCGAGTTCCGCGTGGGCGCCACAGACCGCGGCTCGCCCGCGCTCAGCAGCCAGGCGCTGGTGCGCGTGCTCGTGGCGGACGCCAACGACAACGCGCCCTTCGTGCTCTACCCGCTGCAGAACGCCTCGGCGCCCTGCACCGAGCTGGTGCCCAGGGCGGCCGAGCCGGGCTACCTGGTGACCAAGGTGGTGGCGGTGGACGGCGACGCGGGCCAGAACGCCTGGCTGTCGTACCAGCTGCTCAAGGCCACGGAGCCCGGGCTGTTCGGCGTGTGGGCGCACAACGGCGAGGTGCGCACGGCGCGGCTGCTGAGCGAGCGCGACGCGCCCAAGCAGCGGCTGGTGGTGCTGGTCAAGGACAACGGCGAGCCGCCGCTGTCGGCCAGCGTCACGCTGCACGTGCTGCTGGTGGACGGCTTCTCGCAGCCCTACCTGCCGGCCCCGGAAGCGGAAGCGGCGGCCGCGGCGCCGGCCGACCCGCTCACCGTCTACCTGGTGGTGGCCTTGGCGTCGGTGTCGTCGCTCTTCCTCTTCTCGGTGCTGGTGTTCGTGGCGGTGCGGCTGTGCAGGAGGGGCGGGGCGGCCTCGGCGGGTCGCTGCCCGGTGGCCGAGGGCCACTTCCCGGGCCACCTGGTGGACGTCAGCGGCACGGGGACCCTGTCCCAGAGCTACCAGTACGAGGTGTGTCTGATGGGAGGTCCTGGGACGAATGAATTTAAATTTCTGAAGCCGATTATCCCTAATCTTCCAGTCCAAGACACTGGTAGGCATATAGGGGAAAATGAGAACTTTAGAAATAGCTTTGGACTCAACCTTCAGTAA